A single genomic interval of uncultured Pseudodesulfovibrio sp. harbors:
- a CDS encoding sigma-54 dependent transcriptional regulator, whose product MAASHDTTHSFISRSHRFLSHLIRRLGLRGRLLLALLPSIVIILMATGYASYKASEEFIDIALERSVKQHTLAISHEMEQHLETCRTDLLLFAQEKMQAQTLRSALEKRLRSGTNSYFELCYIPTTGGTPVLLINDNGNVRQISSSEQATISPNPFLALEKTGNLKAGQVIPSEIVEITYPMPREQQSNLHLKSQVIRFYTYLPGDETSPAGILFLSIDATRLRNILSWYNSTESPLWAFPRSDELRFSYFLDPEGWILFQSGPLAEQNGELATFLARENFSGTLGKPGQPSAFRPNEKHIEYWNAVEAIGNGKNGLDEIFEDKSSNSEVDSFYFSYAPVKFRSNPNASPTYYGGVVFVDRSLLPIVAGYKNLDVMLTMTISSILLISLLIFLFGRILTKPIRALSDKVNELSSLESMEEIDLPYSGYDITRLQTAINNIIRRVKEQVVEIQAKDEAILNVNKRERAPLKRERETLAETELSRIPEIIGLGPAISNMKVNILKAAQVDVDVLVSGETGTGKQLVAEAIHNHSNRSANPFVSINCGALDENLLLDALFGHVKGAFSEAKADRNGAFHEASGGTLFLDEIQSASPKVQQSLLRAIASRKIKPLGSDTELSVDVRIIAATNIDLPTLIQENRFREDLYYRLKVVSITTPPLREHRENIPLLSVYYLMQAEQLAGRGAIDLSKGALSKLISHEWPGNVRELVNCITRAAVMAETDIIQAEEIRLDNDSPLPQEATEHITPKDTAIEDDKQDAEIPAPAEAPRQPSASSEPPLNERQKTAWPAILKSGTITRKKYQEQVGDSLPTRTAIYDLQDFVKRGMLVKTGKGPSTRYELAPQ is encoded by the coding sequence ATGGCAGCATCTCACGACACGACGCACTCATTCATCAGCCGTTCACACCGCTTTCTCTCTCATCTGATACGCAGGCTGGGACTCCGGGGACGGCTGCTTCTTGCCCTCCTTCCCTCCATCGTCATCATCCTCATGGCAACAGGGTATGCGTCCTACAAAGCCTCTGAGGAATTCATCGATATCGCGCTGGAACGCTCGGTCAAACAGCACACACTGGCAATATCCCACGAGATGGAACAGCACCTTGAAACCTGCCGGACAGACCTGCTGCTCTTCGCACAGGAAAAGATGCAGGCTCAAACCCTCCGCTCGGCACTGGAAAAAAGACTTCGCTCCGGCACCAACAGCTACTTCGAACTCTGCTACATCCCGACAACTGGCGGCACGCCGGTCCTTCTGATCAACGACAATGGCAACGTCCGGCAGATTTCCTCCTCAGAACAGGCAACCATCAGCCCCAATCCGTTTCTGGCACTGGAGAAAACCGGAAATCTGAAAGCGGGACAGGTCATTCCGTCGGAAATCGTGGAAATCACTTACCCCATGCCAAGGGAACAACAATCCAATCTCCACCTGAAATCGCAGGTCATTCGCTTTTATACCTACCTTCCCGGCGACGAGACTTCCCCGGCAGGCATTCTCTTTCTCTCCATTGACGCGACCCGGCTTCGCAATATCCTTTCGTGGTACAACTCGACCGAATCACCGCTGTGGGCCTTCCCCAGAAGCGATGAACTCCGCTTCAGCTACTTTCTCGACCCCGAAGGCTGGATTCTGTTTCAATCAGGTCCCTTGGCTGAGCAAAACGGCGAACTCGCTACATTTCTTGCCCGTGAAAACTTCAGCGGAACACTCGGAAAACCCGGACAGCCATCCGCATTCCGTCCCAATGAAAAACACATCGAATACTGGAATGCGGTTGAGGCCATCGGCAACGGCAAAAACGGCCTTGACGAGATTTTCGAAGACAAATCCAGCAATTCGGAAGTCGATTCATTCTATTTCAGCTATGCACCAGTCAAATTCCGCAGCAATCCGAATGCTTCTCCGACCTATTATGGCGGCGTTGTTTTTGTGGACAGAAGCCTGCTGCCCATCGTTGCGGGATACAAGAATCTCGATGTCATGCTCACCATGACGATCAGCTCCATCCTTCTGATTTCGCTTCTCATATTCCTGTTTGGCAGAATCCTCACAAAACCGATCCGTGCCCTGTCCGACAAAGTGAACGAGCTCAGTTCCCTTGAAAGCATGGAAGAAATCGACCTTCCCTACAGCGGATATGACATCACCCGACTCCAGACGGCGATCAACAACATCATCCGACGCGTCAAGGAGCAGGTCGTTGAAATTCAGGCCAAGGATGAAGCAATACTCAATGTCAACAAACGGGAACGGGCTCCGCTCAAGCGGGAACGGGAAACCCTCGCCGAGACGGAGTTAAGCCGAATCCCGGAAATCATCGGCCTCGGTCCGGCAATCTCAAACATGAAGGTGAACATCCTGAAAGCCGCACAGGTCGACGTCGATGTCCTCGTTTCAGGCGAAACCGGCACAGGCAAGCAACTGGTAGCGGAAGCGATACACAACCACAGCAACCGCTCCGCCAATCCATTCGTTTCCATCAACTGTGGCGCACTGGATGAAAACCTGCTTCTGGATGCCCTGTTCGGACATGTCAAAGGAGCTTTTTCCGAAGCCAAGGCTGACCGAAACGGCGCTTTTCATGAAGCCAGCGGCGGCACGCTCTTTCTCGATGAAATCCAGTCAGCCTCTCCCAAGGTCCAGCAATCCCTGCTCAGAGCCATCGCATCACGAAAGATCAAGCCCCTGGGCAGTGATACGGAATTGTCCGTTGACGTCAGAATCATTGCCGCAACAAACATCGATCTCCCGACCCTGATTCAGGAAAACCGATTCCGTGAGGATCTCTACTACAGATTGAAAGTCGTTTCGATCACGACTCCGCCCCTGAGAGAACACCGCGAGAACATTCCCCTGCTCTCCGTCTACTACCTCATGCAGGCTGAACAACTGGCCGGACGCGGCGCGATCGATCTCAGCAAGGGGGCACTGTCCAAACTCATTTCCCACGAATGGCCCGGAAATGTCCGCGAACTCGTCAACTGCATCACCCGTGCCGCGGTCATGGCCGAAACCGACATTATTCAGGCCGAAGAAATACGGCTCGACAATGACTCCCCGCTTCCTCAGGAAGCAACCGAACACATCACGCCAAAAGATACAGCGATTGAGGATGACAAGCAGGACGCCGAAATCCCTGCGCCTGCCGAAGCCCCTCGCCAGCCGAGCGCAAGCTCCGAGCCTCCCCTGAATGAACGGCAAAAGACGGCTTGGCCCGCCATCCTCAAGTCCGGCACGATAACCCGCAAGAAATATCAGGAACAGGTGGGAGACAGTTTACCCACCCGCACGGCCATTTACGACCTTCAGGACTTTGTGAAACGCGGCATGCTTGTCAAGACAGGCAAGGGACCGTCCACCAGATATGAACTGGCACCACAATAA
- a CDS encoding ATP-binding protein, with the protein MSDEVVFCGVRRSLLVSMIVVPALTLLLAAAIGLYSYSTTTERLAVGAIQQVAVDHGDMIDGFLDERRSDLESFFEMFYREIGDGNAMQTVAERMFWAAGGVFKDLGIIAPDGIQAAYVGEFALAGKEYGEAPWYRETLKNGYYVSDVFLGYRNVPHFVVAVTRRIGEKMWVLRATINSQVFRQLVEKVSIGDTGEAYILDRNGFFQTVRRSGGELLERDEYEYPAQTNSIMTFMGTEDGVDYLFASALLNDGKWRLIVRQKRSDAFHSAIMAGYVVLLILLCGGGGIVGLAFMLSRRVAEALRRKTEAVCSLENQLLQAARLAELGEMSAGFAHEINNPLQIMKTDLALLDMTLKDLMDKGADSALCAELTEIADQFEVQIGRCAAITREILRFGRQDAPQLQRVDLVSYLPKVGAMVEKKAAVNGVSLHCEVDETVPVIEADPGQLQQVMINLLNNAIHAVQEKHGASGGEVNIAAGRDDKNNAVIRVSDNGRGISSDILDKIFLPFFTTKAPGQGTGMGLAVCHSIIDSLGGELRVQSDRGVGTVFTITVPEIKAPNGEA; encoded by the coding sequence ATGAGTGATGAGGTTGTTTTTTGTGGAGTCCGCAGGTCGTTGCTTGTTTCCATGATCGTGGTGCCAGCCCTTACGTTGTTGCTGGCTGCTGCTATCGGTTTGTATTCCTACTCAACCACGACTGAACGGCTGGCAGTGGGGGCCATTCAGCAGGTCGCTGTCGATCATGGGGATATGATCGACGGTTTTCTTGACGAACGTCGGAGTGATCTCGAATCGTTTTTTGAAATGTTTTATCGTGAGATCGGTGACGGGAACGCTATGCAAACGGTGGCGGAGCGGATGTTCTGGGCCGCTGGTGGCGTGTTCAAGGATCTGGGGATTATCGCCCCTGACGGGATACAGGCCGCGTATGTCGGGGAATTCGCCCTTGCGGGGAAAGAGTATGGCGAAGCGCCGTGGTATCGGGAAACGCTCAAGAACGGATACTATGTCAGTGATGTTTTTCTTGGATATCGGAATGTTCCGCATTTTGTCGTTGCGGTCACCCGGCGTATCGGCGAGAAGATGTGGGTGCTGCGCGCCACGATCAATTCCCAGGTGTTCAGGCAGTTGGTCGAGAAGGTCAGCATCGGTGATACCGGTGAGGCATATATCCTTGACCGCAACGGTTTTTTTCAGACGGTGCGCCGATCCGGTGGAGAACTGCTCGAAAGGGATGAGTATGAATACCCGGCCCAGACGAACAGCATCATGACATTCATGGGCACGGAAGACGGTGTGGATTATCTTTTCGCATCGGCGCTGCTCAATGACGGCAAATGGCGTCTCATCGTCAGGCAGAAAAGGAGCGACGCCTTTCATTCCGCCATCATGGCTGGGTATGTCGTATTGCTTATCCTGCTTTGCGGTGGTGGCGGGATCGTCGGACTGGCGTTCATGCTGAGCCGTCGTGTCGCCGAAGCGCTGCGCCGAAAGACAGAGGCGGTTTGCTCGCTTGAGAATCAACTGCTTCAAGCGGCTCGTCTGGCTGAACTCGGCGAGATGTCGGCTGGCTTTGCTCATGAAATCAATAATCCTCTTCAGATCATGAAGACGGATTTGGCGTTGCTGGATATGACGCTCAAGGACTTGATGGACAAGGGCGCTGACTCCGCATTGTGTGCGGAACTGACGGAAATAGCCGATCAGTTTGAGGTTCAGATTGGGCGGTGTGCGGCCATTACCCGTGAAATCCTTCGGTTCGGGCGTCAGGACGCACCTCAGTTGCAGCGCGTTGATCTTGTCTCCTACCTGCCAAAGGTGGGAGCGATGGTTGAAAAAAAGGCGGCGGTCAACGGTGTTTCATTGCATTGCGAGGTGGATGAAACGGTGCCTGTCATCGAAGCGGACCCCGGACAGTTGCAGCAGGTCATGATCAACCTGCTGAACAACGCCATCCATGCCGTTCAGGAAAAACACGGTGCCAGCGGCGGCGAGGTCAATATCGCGGCGGGGCGGGATGACAAAAACAACGCGGTCATTCGCGTATCAGACAATGGCCGCGGAATCAGCTCGGATATTCTCGATAAGATATTCCTGCCGTTTTTCACGACTAAGGCCCCCGGACAGGGAACAGGCATGGGGCTTGCCGTCTGCCACAGCATCATTGATTCCCTTGGCGGTGAACTGCGTGTTCAGAGTGACCGCGGGGTCGGCACCGTGTTTACCATCACGGTGCCGGAAATCAAGGCCCCCAATGGGGAAGCGTGA
- a CDS encoding response regulator — MEKMKILLVDDEERLLSTTRKLFEKIGIEALTASSGREALSILKEREVNVVFLDIKMPGMDGMETLQHIKKDYPLIEVVILTGHATMETAVEGLKLGALDYLIKPVSMKNFLQKAEEAFEKVVRQKQKIHSARMAEAAEGTEGTAIDTQGG, encoded by the coding sequence ATGGAAAAAATGAAAATTTTACTCGTGGATGACGAAGAGCGCCTGCTCAGCACGACAAGGAAGCTCTTCGAGAAAATTGGGATTGAAGCGCTGACTGCCTCCTCCGGCAGAGAGGCTCTTTCGATATTGAAGGAAAGGGAAGTGAATGTCGTTTTTCTCGACATCAAGATGCCGGGAATGGACGGCATGGAAACACTGCAACACATCAAGAAAGACTACCCGCTGATCGAGGTCGTCATTCTTACCGGACACGCGACCATGGAGACGGCGGTCGAGGGACTCAAGCTTGGTGCGTTGGACTATCTCATCAAGCCCGTGAGCATGAAGAATTTTCTGCAAAAGGCGGAAGAAGCCTTTGAGAAGGTCGTGCGTCAGAAACAAAAGATTCACTCCGCCCGGATGGCTGAAGCGGCTGAAGGGACGGAGGGAACGGCGATAGATACTCAAGGAGGTTGA
- a CDS encoding response regulator, which produces MAKIKVLMVDDEERFRTTTAKILARKGFETILAESGEEALEKMDEGPDVVILDVKMGGMDGHATLKLIKEKTPDVPVIMLTGHGDVPGAQKAYETGAFDYLAKPCDVDLLGTKIQDAHQYATKVAYIEKKAGDIMIPLDNYTQISIDSTVRDAILALEKTMREFLATDRLMDTGHRSVVVTDSSGSVVGMLSPLDLIDAVRPEYLSAPKPSMADSLQYSAMFWHGLFTSRVKEIMGRSVRDFMSDTLPKIDAETNLMEVANMMVTGPARRMLVQSGGANVGIVREQELFYEIAKIISSS; this is translated from the coding sequence ATGGCTAAAATCAAGGTCCTCATGGTTGATGATGAGGAACGTTTCCGAACTACTACGGCGAAAATTCTGGCTCGCAAGGGATTTGAGACAATCCTGGCGGAAAGCGGAGAAGAAGCGTTGGAAAAAATGGATGAAGGCCCGGATGTCGTTATCCTCGACGTGAAAATGGGAGGAATGGACGGGCACGCCACCCTGAAACTCATCAAGGAGAAAACACCTGATGTCCCGGTCATCATGCTGACCGGTCACGGCGATGTTCCGGGTGCCCAGAAAGCTTATGAAACCGGTGCGTTCGATTATCTTGCAAAACCCTGCGACGTGGACCTGCTGGGGACCAAGATTCAGGATGCCCATCAGTATGCCACCAAAGTGGCCTACATTGAAAAGAAGGCCGGGGACATCATGATTCCCCTGGACAATTACACCCAGATATCCATCGACAGCACTGTACGGGATGCGATCCTCGCCCTTGAAAAGACCATGCGCGAGTTTTTGGCTACCGACAGGTTGATGGACACCGGGCACCGGTCCGTTGTCGTGACAGATTCTTCCGGTTCCGTCGTCGGTATGTTGAGTCCTCTCGATCTTATTGACGCGGTCCGTCCCGAATACCTTTCGGCTCCAAAACCTTCCATGGCTGACAGTCTGCAATACTCGGCCATGTTCTGGCACGGGCTATTCACCTCTCGCGTGAAAGAGATAATGGGCAGATCCGTTCGGGATTTCATGTCCGACACCCTGCCGAAAATCGATGCTGAAACCAACCTCATGGAAGTCGCCAACATGATGGTGACGGGGCCGGCCCGCCGCATGCTGGTGCAGTCCGGCGGAGCGAATGTCGGCATCGTTCGTGAGCAGGAACTTTTCTATGAGATCGCAAAAATAATCTCGTCCAGCTAA
- a CDS encoding DASS family sodium-coupled anion symporter, with translation MAQEKSKATGYDKYVNWKLFIIPVVLFAAILVLPTPEGMKKVGMQYSVGPKVVSNFICQQLFGKNSSDSEQWEVLTARMMEQNMRMGALTKERFLKRNEKWAKKYKIPVDSANFNRSFEYIKSSVPDEAYLKVMKAAFDLRTKNLEYGDLSDKDKKSADSGSWKIKVSIALVVFVVFCFMTECIPLPGVAFSIGLILVFSGVVTRSQVAGLYWSDACWFIMGSLMFAAAFVKTGVDKRMCLLMFKKLAVPNVRWITLIFFVVISPLAAFISDHALAAMFLPIGMLLYQNSLTDEVPEDKELAKMLMVTIAMACNIGGPGAPSGGARNVIMMTYLSDMFGMDIGYAQWIVYCMPFVIIMIPCTWLITNMIFKPRITSLAPAMRHLEGEIGKMGRWNRNQIWAMVIFVVMVFGWFTEKAFYNMGIYPIRLGIGVIAVGGAVAYLLAGVVNWRDYQEKVDWGVVWLYAGAIIFGRTLDKTGAAYWLAQSVIDMLAPLGMSEGIPLMLTSNGLTAVLTNLMADGPAAAAVGPITLNLASIVHPGTTFLPFMAMSTAVASSFAYCLIIGTPPNAIVYASGYLEPKDYVRIGIPMWFIANILIVLLTAVYWSGIGFNNLPGF, from the coding sequence ATGGCACAAGAAAAGAGTAAGGCGACCGGTTACGATAAATATGTCAACTGGAAGCTGTTCATCATACCGGTAGTGCTTTTTGCGGCGATTCTCGTTCTTCCCACGCCGGAAGGAATGAAAAAAGTCGGAATGCAGTATTCTGTCGGCCCCAAGGTCGTGTCCAATTTCATTTGCCAGCAGCTCTTCGGCAAAAACAGTTCGGATAGTGAACAGTGGGAAGTGCTGACGGCTCGGATGATGGAACAGAACATGCGTATGGGGGCGTTGACCAAGGAGCGTTTCCTGAAGCGTAACGAGAAGTGGGCGAAGAAGTACAAGATTCCTGTCGATTCCGCCAACTTCAACAGGTCGTTCGAATACATCAAGAGTAGTGTGCCCGACGAGGCATACCTCAAGGTCATGAAGGCTGCTTTTGATCTGAGAACGAAGAATCTCGAGTATGGAGACCTGTCGGACAAGGACAAGAAAAGTGCGGACTCGGGTTCATGGAAAATCAAGGTGTCCATTGCGTTGGTCGTGTTCGTGGTCTTCTGCTTCATGACCGAATGCATCCCGCTTCCCGGCGTTGCATTCTCCATCGGCCTGATTCTCGTGTTTAGCGGGGTCGTGACAAGAAGCCAGGTGGCCGGTCTCTACTGGTCTGATGCCTGCTGGTTCATCATGGGTTCGCTCATGTTTGCCGCTGCGTTCGTCAAGACCGGCGTGGATAAGCGCATGTGTCTGTTGATGTTCAAGAAATTGGCTGTTCCGAATGTTCGCTGGATCACGCTGATATTCTTCGTGGTTATCAGTCCGCTCGCGGCATTCATCTCCGACCATGCACTCGCCGCCATGTTCCTGCCCATCGGCATGCTGCTGTATCAGAACAGCCTGACCGATGAAGTGCCCGAGGACAAGGAGCTTGCCAAAATGCTGATGGTCACCATTGCCATGGCATGTAACATCGGTGGTCCCGGCGCTCCGTCCGGCGGTGCTCGAAACGTCATCATGATGACCTATTTGAGCGACATGTTCGGCATGGACATCGGTTACGCCCAGTGGATCGTCTATTGTATGCCGTTTGTTATTATCATGATTCCCTGTACCTGGCTCATCACGAACATGATCTTCAAGCCCCGGATCACGTCTTTGGCCCCGGCCATGCGCCATCTCGAGGGCGAGATCGGCAAGATGGGACGATGGAACAGGAATCAGATCTGGGCCATGGTCATCTTCGTCGTAATGGTCTTCGGTTGGTTCACGGAAAAGGCTTTCTACAATATGGGCATTTACCCGATCCGTTTGGGCATCGGTGTCATCGCGGTCGGCGGTGCCGTGGCATATCTGCTGGCCGGTGTCGTCAACTGGCGTGATTATCAGGAAAAGGTCGACTGGGGTGTTGTCTGGCTGTACGCGGGCGCGATCATCTTCGGCCGCACCCTCGACAAGACCGGCGCCGCCTACTGGCTGGCCCAGTCCGTTATCGACATGCTGGCTCCGCTCGGCATGAGCGAAGGCATCCCGCTGATGCTCACATCCAACGGCCTGACAGCCGTCTTGACCAACCTGATGGCGGATGGTCCCGCTGCTGCTGCGGTCGGTCCCATCACCCTGAACCTGGCCAGTATCGTGCATCCCGGAACCACGTTCCTGCCGTTCATGGCCATGTCCACGGCTGTTGCGTCTTCCTTTGCATATTGCCTCATTATCGGAACCCCGCCTAACGCGATCGTGTATGCGTCCGGGTATCTCGAACCCAAGGATTATGTCCGTATCGGCATTCCCATGTGGTTCATTGCCAACATACTGATCGTGCTTCTGACGGCGGTTTACTGGAGCGGTATCGGATTCAACAATCTGCCGGGTTTCTGA
- a CDS encoding YIP1 family protein produces the protein METATVAERRIGIRDYFEILFEIIRSPARYYQKVASETGSRNALFFLMISAVFYCSVSMAYFFENSLAMGVVMMVNAVVMPVFSAAITFILLSMTGIGRVSYGRVFNIYGYASGAVMVVSWIPGLAIVMEPIRAALVCVGLVKVTGIGKIKSIFIVVLTALLLLLFFWTAAPLVFELQQLLH, from the coding sequence ATGGAAACTGCAACCGTGGCAGAACGAAGAATCGGCATCAGGGATTATTTTGAAATTTTGTTTGAGATCATACGGTCTCCGGCCCGTTATTACCAAAAAGTCGCGAGCGAAACCGGCTCAAGGAACGCGCTGTTTTTTCTCATGATTTCCGCGGTGTTCTATTGCTCTGTCAGCATGGCGTATTTTTTTGAAAACTCGCTCGCCATGGGAGTGGTCATGATGGTCAATGCCGTAGTCATGCCTGTTTTCAGTGCCGCCATCACATTCATTCTGCTTTCCATGACCGGGATCGGAAGAGTTTCCTACGGCAGGGTGTTCAATATTTACGGCTATGCGAGCGGGGCGGTCATGGTCGTGTCGTGGATTCCCGGCCTCGCCATAGTCATGGAGCCGATTCGAGCTGCGCTTGTCTGCGTCGGTCTGGTCAAGGTGACCGGAATCGGAAAGATCAAGTCCATTTTTATTGTCGTGCTGACCGCTCTCCTGCTGTTGCTGTTTTTCTGGACTGCGGCCCCTCTCGTTTTCGAGTTGCAGCAGTTGCTGCACTGA
- a CDS encoding response regulator translates to MKKIRLLLVDDESDFLTAYSRRFVRRNAEISLATSGEEAIEKVIANSYDVVILDVMMPGMNGIETLRRIKAIDASLPVIILTGHADSKVLGEGMECGAFDYLLKPVGTDELYFKVLDAVRARQYATA, encoded by the coding sequence ATGAAAAAGATTCGATTGCTGCTGGTAGATGACGAGAGTGATTTCCTGACGGCCTATTCGCGTCGTTTTGTTCGCAGAAATGCGGAAATAAGCCTCGCCACCAGCGGGGAAGAGGCGATCGAAAAAGTGATCGCCAATTCATATGACGTGGTCATTCTGGACGTCATGATGCCCGGAATGAACGGCATTGAGACGCTCAGGCGCATCAAGGCCATTGATGCCAGTTTGCCGGTGATAATTCTGACAGGGCATGCCGATTCAAAGGTTCTCGGTGAAGGAATGGAATGCGGGGCGTTCGACTATCTCCTGAAACCGGTCGGGACTGATGAACTCTATTTCAAGGTGCTGGATGCCGTGAGGGCACGGCAGTACGCGACAGCCTGA